One window of the Leptospira koniambonensis genome contains the following:
- a CDS encoding TrkH family potassium uptake protein encodes MGSFKFFKRNVNRIARAFLLLSVARILCLAFAGAILVGSFMIYASEEGRISYADSFYLSASAICVTGLTTVTISELAFSTQVIIMFLFQIGGLGIITFTVLVGILVVRGLSRSTRIASFVFEAIDSHESADGKSTNAPYVRRILLSILNISVSIELVGAFLLYWAMPEDLSGLPGDPNRVFLSLFTSVSAFNNAGFSIVDDLSFLSKEPLSLLVVESLVVMGGIGFPVILFFEKTLLEAFRNVMHRVEVVMETYLMSRALEEGKEPSWIYLVLIRMSFWAEERLALYRKALKGEANRIQMKLLLYGTIILVHVGGIGVLLSEWDNPETIGKLDFVDKLFNSFFLSVSSRTAGFNTFDLSEMRSPTYVLLCSLMFVGGGPQGAAGGIKITTFVILLMYLRNVISPQARVTIMGEEVSKNSIAISTRIYFLATISIVFFMLVITIANGHRHGIEEIFFEVMSAFGTVGLTKGLTPYITGVEKFLYPCIMYVGRVGVFTLLIAFTGHSGLGTLGAQDDGVKIQVG; translated from the coding sequence ATGGGCTCATTTAAGTTCTTCAAAAGAAACGTAAACCGAATCGCCAGGGCATTTTTGCTATTATCAGTAGCAAGGATCCTTTGTCTAGCATTTGCAGGAGCGATCTTGGTTGGGTCCTTTATGATCTATGCTTCGGAAGAAGGTAGGATCTCCTACGCAGATTCATTCTATCTGTCCGCTTCAGCCATTTGTGTAACTGGTCTTACTACTGTTACTATCAGCGAGCTCGCATTCTCCACCCAAGTCATTATCATGTTCTTATTCCAGATCGGTGGATTAGGAATTATCACATTTACAGTTCTAGTTGGGATCTTAGTGGTTCGAGGACTTTCCAGAAGTACTCGTATCGCTTCATTTGTATTCGAGGCAATTGATTCACATGAATCGGCAGATGGAAAAAGTACAAACGCTCCTTATGTTCGAAGGATCTTATTATCTATTCTGAATATATCGGTTTCGATAGAATTGGTCGGTGCATTTTTACTATATTGGGCAATGCCGGAAGATCTAAGCGGATTGCCTGGCGATCCAAACAGAGTTTTTTTAAGTTTATTCACTTCTGTTTCTGCATTCAATAACGCAGGATTTTCGATTGTAGATGATCTCTCATTCTTATCCAAAGAACCACTCTCTCTTTTGGTGGTAGAAAGTTTGGTAGTAATGGGAGGTATAGGCTTCCCAGTTATTTTATTCTTTGAAAAAACATTACTCGAAGCATTCAGAAATGTAATGCATAGGGTAGAAGTAGTCATGGAAACTTATCTAATGTCCCGAGCGTTAGAAGAAGGTAAAGAACCTTCTTGGATCTATCTTGTATTGATCCGTATGTCTTTTTGGGCTGAGGAAAGACTCGCTCTTTATAGAAAGGCATTAAAGGGAGAAGCCAACAGGATCCAAATGAAACTTCTACTTTATGGAACTATAATATTGGTCCATGTGGGTGGGATCGGAGTATTATTATCAGAATGGGACAATCCTGAAACAATCGGAAAACTGGACTTCGTAGATAAACTATTCAACTCCTTCTTCCTTTCCGTATCTTCTAGAACTGCTGGATTTAATACATTCGATCTTTCTGAAATGAGAAGCCCAACTTACGTTCTTCTTTGTTCTTTGATGTTTGTAGGAGGTGGTCCTCAAGGTGCCGCCGGTGGAATTAAGATCACAACGTTTGTAATTCTATTAATGTATTTGCGAAATGTGATCAGTCCTCAGGCAAGAGTGACCATCATGGGAGAAGAAGTTTCTAAAAATTCGATCGCGATCTCCACTCGGATCTACTTTTTAGCAACGATCTCCATCGTATTCTTTATGTTGGTGATCACGATCGCAAACGGACATAGACATGGAATAGAGGAAATCTTTTTCGAAGTCATGTCTGCATTCGGAACAGTTGGATTAACGAAAGGATTAACTCCTTATATCACTGGAGTAGAAAAGTTTTTATATCCTTGTATTATGTATGTGGGAAGAGTAGGAGTGTTCACTCTTCTGATCGCATTTACTGGCCATTCTGGATTAGGAACCTTAGGCGCCCAGGACGATGGAGTCAAGATCCAAGTAGGATAA
- a CDS encoding tetratricopeptide repeat protein: MAGPIIRTYKGGSIIYFEKDRSEDIYVLRQGRVVLTYTAIDSGYEVKEDVRLGEFFGVKSALGKYPREETAQVVGGATVLVFKLSDFETFVAEKTHLILKMMKVFSSQLRLVHKKLREILGQAEARNPAFELMNVAEVFYKNNNFEHAAYGFGKYLEHYPSGPYAGRATELQDLARKGTPYPINMPPLVYDAASTRAPMSQENLQNIMKPATEKTNLGAGTDNTITSLYNRAHTFLNVGKFEEAAAIFKDLMVRTDFKYDSEKKLVDNALFQMGVCFLKLNNLDTASNTFSAYIKKHPSGESVKESLFHLAEIAEQQGDRQRAGMLFGKVALLPPERDSLSQKARQKAKELST; encoded by the coding sequence TTGGCTGGGCCCATAATCCGAACTTATAAAGGCGGTTCTATTATTTACTTCGAGAAAGATCGATCGGAGGATATCTATGTCCTCAGACAAGGTCGAGTCGTTCTCACGTACACCGCGATCGATTCCGGTTACGAAGTAAAAGAAGATGTAAGACTGGGAGAATTTTTCGGAGTCAAATCCGCACTCGGAAAGTATCCTAGGGAAGAGACCGCTCAGGTTGTAGGCGGAGCAACCGTCCTAGTTTTCAAACTTTCAGACTTCGAAACATTCGTAGCAGAAAAAACCCATCTCATCTTAAAGATGATGAAGGTATTCTCTAGCCAATTGCGACTCGTTCACAAAAAATTGAGAGAGATCTTGGGTCAGGCAGAAGCTAGAAACCCTGCATTCGAGCTAATGAACGTTGCCGAAGTATTTTATAAAAACAATAACTTCGAACACGCAGCTTACGGATTCGGAAAATATCTGGAACATTATCCTAGCGGGCCTTATGCAGGAAGAGCAACCGAGCTACAAGACCTAGCAAGAAAGGGAACTCCTTACCCTATCAATATGCCTCCTTTAGTTTACGATGCAGCTTCTACCAGAGCGCCTATGTCCCAGGAAAATCTGCAGAATATTATGAAGCCTGCTACTGAGAAAACGAATCTGGGAGCCGGCACAGACAATACAATTACTTCTCTCTATAACCGTGCTCATACATTCTTGAACGTAGGAAAATTTGAAGAAGCAGCTGCTATCTTCAAAGATCTGATGGTCCGCACTGACTTCAAATATGATAGCGAGAAGAAGCTCGTGGACAATGCACTTTTCCAAATGGGAGTTTGTTTCCTAAAGCTGAACAATTTAGATACTGCGAGCAATACCTTCTCCGCTTATATTAAAAAGCATCCATCCGGAGAATCAGTAAAAGAGTCTTTATTTCATTTGGCAGAGATCGCGGAACAACAAGGAGATCGTCAGAGAGCAGGAATGTTATTCGGCAAGGTAGCATTACTTCCTCCGGAAAGAGACAGTCTCTCCCAAAAGGCTCGCCAAAAAGCCAAGGAGCTCAGCACCTAA
- a CDS encoding Crp/Fnr family transcriptional regulator: MDLMLESMFSKFGKTFEPNQIIFCENEPGNDFFLIQAGKVKITKTVGNSIKTLDILEQGDIFGEMAILEEQPRSATAIAISEVKVLNFNRANFELLMTKNPTLALKILTIFSVRIYDAKRRLLILLLDDIIGKVADVFLMLYEKMHTHTEFKEVVLNVTVEDVADWCAQPVGEVQKVVNQFAKSGKIEIYSDKIVIHNINDFQRIVSQKRKPS; encoded by the coding sequence ATGGATTTAATGCTCGAGTCAATGTTCTCAAAGTTCGGAAAAACTTTCGAACCAAACCAGATCATATTCTGTGAAAACGAACCAGGAAACGATTTCTTTTTGATCCAGGCCGGAAAGGTAAAGATCACTAAAACTGTGGGGAATTCCATCAAAACCTTAGATATCTTAGAACAAGGAGATATCTTCGGAGAAATGGCGATCTTAGAAGAACAACCTAGAAGTGCGACTGCAATCGCAATTTCAGAAGTGAAAGTTCTTAACTTCAATAGAGCAAACTTCGAACTATTGATGACCAAGAACCCTACACTTGCACTTAAGATCCTAACAATATTCTCCGTAAGGATTTACGATGCAAAACGAAGATTACTTATCCTATTACTGGATGATATCATCGGTAAAGTAGCCGACGTATTCTTAATGTTGTATGAAAAAATGCATACACATACTGAATTCAAAGAGGTCGTGCTCAACGTAACTGTAGAAGACGTCGCAGATTGGTGCGCCCAACCGGTGGGAGAAGTCCAGAAGGTTGTGAACCAATTTGCTAAAAGCGGTAAAATCGAGATATACTCCGACAAAATCGTAATTCACAATATTAACGACTTCCAGAGAATAGTCTCCCAGAAGCGCAAACCTTCTTAA
- a CDS encoding LIC_10271 family cell wall hydrolase, producing MREFHFIRLICFAMLLISFPSQITSAGTQLKIHTVQPKETAFSISQKYKLDWRMLLEWNGKKENEGLKVGEKLKIPQNLSYSSKIEKNLPEDLPSSGAPKFHSPLKVLPPVSLPYSNLSFYPNKGVLFKASRHKDVHPIRSGKVVVLDQMDGYRKYIILEHKGGYSSVYANLRSVSVKEGETVKTGDSLGELEEGKGLYFQINQGTKAVDPIPLLKY from the coding sequence ATGCGGGAGTTCCATTTCATTCGTCTGATATGTTTCGCAATGTTGCTCATTTCTTTTCCTTCTCAAATAACTTCCGCAGGAACTCAATTAAAGATCCATACTGTCCAACCCAAGGAGACTGCATTTTCTATCTCCCAAAAGTACAAATTGGATTGGAGAATGCTTCTAGAATGGAACGGCAAAAAAGAAAACGAAGGTTTGAAGGTGGGAGAAAAACTGAAAATTCCCCAAAACCTATCCTACTCTTCTAAGATCGAAAAAAATCTCCCTGAAGACCTGCCTTCTTCCGGAGCACCTAAGTTCCATTCTCCTTTAAAAGTACTTCCTCCTGTTTCGCTTCCTTACTCTAATTTATCTTTTTACCCGAACAAGGGAGTTCTGTTTAAGGCAAGCAGACATAAGGATGTACATCCGATCCGGTCCGGCAAAGTAGTTGTACTGGACCAAATGGACGGTTACCGGAAATATATTATTTTAGAGCATAAAGGTGGATACTCCAGCGTGTATGCAAATCTCAGATCCGTTTCTGTCAAAGAAGGCGAGACGGTAAAAACGGGAGATTCCTTAGGTGAATTGGAAGAAGGCAAAGGGCTTTATTTCCAGATCAACCAAGGCACCAAGGCTGTGGATCCGATCCCACTTTTGAAATACTGA
- a CDS encoding decaprenyl-phosphate phosphoribosyltransferase, with the protein MLFSYIKLLRPHQWIKNIILFAGIIFGKKLGDLESVERAIYAFFLFSLTASCQYVLNDFLDRKEDALHPEKKHRPLASGAISPTIALLLTAILLSITLVFSFRLQAEFFYWVVGYLIFNIVYSRFLKHMVILDVMSISFGFVVRAIAGSIVVGVSFSSWLLLCTFMLALYWGFGKRRGELIILEEGAKGHRKILEEYSVNFLDLMMGIVATMTLVTYVMYVTSPSTIENLGTDKMVYTIPIVVYAIFRSLYIIYIKNMGHNPTKAILTDWGVLVAGFLWLLLVVWIMYSGSGQSLPFQL; encoded by the coding sequence ATGTTATTTTCCTATATAAAACTTTTAAGACCCCATCAATGGATTAAAAATATCATCCTATTTGCTGGGATCATATTCGGTAAAAAATTAGGAGACCTGGAATCGGTAGAAAGAGCGATTTACGCATTTTTTCTATTTTCACTCACCGCAAGCTGCCAATATGTTCTAAACGATTTTCTGGATAGAAAAGAAGACGCACTTCATCCTGAAAAAAAGCATAGGCCTCTCGCTTCCGGAGCAATCTCCCCTACTATAGCACTTCTACTGACAGCAATTTTACTTTCTATCACCCTGGTGTTTTCCTTCAGACTACAGGCTGAGTTCTTCTATTGGGTTGTTGGCTATTTGATCTTTAATATAGTTTATAGCCGCTTCTTAAAACATATGGTCATCTTAGATGTGATGAGCATTTCTTTCGGATTCGTAGTGAGAGCGATCGCAGGTTCTATCGTAGTTGGAGTGAGTTTCTCTTCTTGGCTTCTTCTTTGTACATTCATGTTGGCCCTTTATTGGGGTTTCGGAAAAAGAAGAGGAGAGCTTATCATCTTGGAAGAAGGAGCCAAAGGCCACAGAAAGATCCTGGAAGAATATTCTGTGAACTTCTTAGACTTGATGATGGGAATTGTTGCCACAATGACTTTGGTTACCTACGTTATGTACGTTACTAGTCCGAGTACGATCGAAAATTTAGGCACAGATAAAATGGTGTATACGATCCCGATCGTAGTTTATGCGATCTTTAGATCTTTGTATATTATCTATATCAAGAACATGGGCCATAATCCTACTAAGGCGATTTTGACCGACTGGGGTGTCCTTGTGGCGGGATTTTTATGGCTTTTACTAGTTGTTTGGATAATGTATTCAGGTTCCGGACAAAGTCTTCCTTTTCAGTTATAG
- the prmC gene encoding peptide chain release factor N(5)-glutamine methyltransferase — protein MADSQDNVLNLLKKSEEFLKKKNIPSARLDAEILLADLLKIQRVKLYIDFERPLSPTEKDEYRERIVQRSKFRPTAYIIGKKAFFDSEFHVNESVLIPRPETEELVAWVLEEYPNKENNLEVLDLCSGSGCIGISLAKARKEWKVSFTDASESALEINRKNIQEILNTEKSFEIYQGDLFSPIPNETKFDLIVSNPPYIPEADKSTIMPDVIDYEPHLALFVSDFQGFHTKILTEAKTKLKPEGRLYLETHPRYSGWLKETALSLGYSEADLKKDLSGRDSFVRLKV, from the coding sequence ATGGCAGATTCCCAAGACAACGTTCTGAACCTACTCAAGAAATCGGAAGAATTTCTAAAAAAGAAAAACATACCTTCTGCAAGATTGGACGCGGAGATATTACTCGCAGACCTACTCAAGATCCAAAGAGTTAAACTCTATATTGATTTTGAAAGACCACTCTCTCCGACAGAAAAAGACGAATATAGAGAAAGGATCGTCCAAAGATCCAAATTCAGACCTACAGCTTATATCATAGGGAAGAAGGCATTTTTCGATTCAGAATTCCACGTAAATGAATCAGTCCTTATCCCGAGACCAGAAACAGAAGAATTAGTCGCCTGGGTATTAGAAGAATATCCCAATAAAGAAAACAATTTAGAAGTTCTGGACCTATGTTCCGGAAGTGGATGTATCGGGATCAGCCTAGCCAAGGCCAGAAAAGAATGGAAAGTATCCTTCACAGATGCTTCTGAATCTGCATTAGAGATCAATCGTAAGAATATTCAAGAAATCTTAAATACAGAAAAAAGTTTTGAAATTTATCAAGGAGATCTATTCTCCCCTATTCCAAACGAGACCAAATTTGATCTGATCGTTTCTAATCCTCCTTATATACCTGAAGCAGATAAGTCTACAATCATGCCGGATGTAATAGATTACGAACCTCATCTTGCATTATTCGTTTCTGATTTCCAAGGATTTCATACTAAGATCCTAACAGAAGCAAAGACAAAATTAAAACCAGAAGGCAGATTGTATTTAGAAACTCATCCGCGTTATTCAGGCTGGCTGAAGGAAACTGCACTTTCTCTAGGATATTCCGAAGCAGATCTGAAAAAGGATCTGTCCGGCAGAGATAGTTTTGTCAGATTGAAAGTTTAA
- a CDS encoding amidohydrolase family protein, producing MEWEIVNSKAVTPQGVMENATIRIKDGRISSISSGIPKDVLPIRINLRGNFVYPGLINAHDHLLGTYLPKVGTNRPYLNWLPWDNDLKSSVVYAERQQLEPEQLYLLGSYKNLISGVTSVLDHIPHFVQKPFLDKSPVRILERFTLSHSICSYSLGWGDGPQIEYARAKEGNLPFVTHISEGFDEESKNALRELNSIGCLGENTVLVHGIAFDPEDIKTVSKTKANLVWCPESNLFMFGKTAPIQEILEAGINVSLGTDSPMSGSINIFQEIKVAREFFAKEYGKELDPKIVFKMVTENPAKALRVENDLGKLEIGKKADLLVLSSEKEDAYQTLCSADLKSVRLVVKDGRPSYGDLSLKDFFDETGVTGREIKIAGTDKYLAGDPLGLLESVTRALGYKKDLAFFPVG from the coding sequence ATGGAATGGGAAATTGTAAATTCTAAGGCCGTAACTCCTCAAGGAGTAATGGAGAATGCAACTATCCGTATTAAGGACGGAAGGATCTCTTCTATCTCCTCCGGGATACCTAAAGATGTTCTGCCTATCCGTATCAATCTAAGAGGGAATTTCGTTTATCCAGGACTGATTAATGCTCATGATCATTTACTTGGCACATATCTTCCCAAAGTTGGAACAAACCGTCCTTATCTGAATTGGCTTCCTTGGGACAACGATCTCAAATCTTCTGTAGTTTATGCAGAAAGACAACAACTCGAGCCTGAGCAGCTTTATCTATTAGGTTCTTATAAAAATCTGATCAGTGGTGTGACTTCCGTTTTGGATCATATCCCCCACTTCGTCCAAAAACCTTTTTTAGATAAATCTCCAGTTCGTATCTTAGAACGTTTTACTCTTTCTCATAGTATTTGTTCTTATTCTCTTGGCTGGGGAGATGGCCCACAGATAGAATACGCAAGAGCAAAAGAAGGGAATCTTCCTTTCGTAACTCATATCTCTGAAGGATTCGACGAAGAATCCAAAAACGCCCTAAGAGAATTAAACTCTATTGGTTGTTTGGGAGAAAATACTGTACTCGTCCATGGGATAGCTTTCGATCCAGAAGATATCAAAACAGTTTCGAAAACAAAGGCAAACTTGGTCTGGTGTCCTGAGTCCAATTTGTTTATGTTTGGTAAAACTGCTCCAATCCAGGAAATCCTGGAAGCAGGGATCAACGTGAGTTTGGGCACGGATTCTCCAATGTCAGGGTCCATAAATATTTTCCAAGAGATCAAAGTGGCCAGAGAATTTTTTGCCAAAGAATATGGAAAAGAATTGGATCCTAAAATTGTTTTTAAGATGGTCACTGAAAATCCTGCAAAGGCTCTTCGGGTAGAGAACGATCTGGGCAAATTGGAAATCGGAAAAAAGGCGGATCTTTTAGTTCTTTCTTCCGAAAAAGAAGACGCTTACCAAACACTTTGCAGCGCGGATCTTAAGTCCGTACGCTTGGTGGTAAAGGATGGGAGACCTTCCTACGGCGACCTTTCTTTGAAAGATTTTTTTGACGAAACTGGTGTGACAGGGCGCGAAATTAAGATCGCCGGAACCGATAAATACCTTGCAGGAGACCCCCTAGGGTTGCTAGAATCGGTCACCCGGGCCCTTGGTTACAAAAAGGATTTGGCATTTTTTCCTGTCGGGTGA
- the fusA gene encoding elongation factor G, with translation MSTAVADFKPTEKLLKTRNIGISAHIDSGKTTLTERILFYTNRIHAIHEVRGKDGVGAKMDSMELERERGITIQSAATYCQWKDYTINIIDTPGHVDFTVEVERSLRVLDSAILVLCGVSGVQSQSITVDRQMRRYNVPRVAFINKLDRTGANPFRVIDQLREKLKHNAVPVQIPIGLEGDLVGIVDLVTMKAVYFEGKDGMEITEKEIPAELQELAKKKREELLDAASMFSDELTEAMLEGEPTVEQIKTGIRNGAIALKLTPVFMGSAFKNKGVQKLLDGVLDYLASPVDVVNSALDVKNESEKVVLPSDKDKPLVCLAFKLEDGRYGQLTYVRVYQGKIQKGMTIYNMSNNKKHNVGRLCRMHSDEMEDIDYAEAGDIIALFGIDCASGDTFTDGKMNVSMESMFVPAPVISLTIEAKESKHLNNLAKALNRFTKEDPTFQTHVDQESGQTIIKGMGELHLEVYIERMRREYGVELITGAPQVAYRETITARADFDYTHKKQTGGQGQFGRVAGFIEPIPLEEDKNYEFVNSVVGGAIPREFISSVDKGFKSCLDRGSMIGFPIIGVKLTINDGSYHDVDSSDMAFQIAGRYAFRQGFSKANPQILEPIMRVEVDGPAEFQGPILASLNQRRGMILNTTEQDGYCKVEAEVPLSDMFGYSTVIRSSTQGKAEFSMEFSRYAPVPRNVAEELMKKYKPNSKDED, from the coding sequence ATGAGCACTGCAGTTGCGGACTTCAAACCTACCGAAAAACTCCTAAAAACTAGGAACATCGGAATTTCCGCCCATATCGATTCAGGGAAAACCACTCTGACCGAGAGGATTCTATTCTATACTAACCGTATCCATGCGATCCACGAAGTTCGCGGTAAAGATGGGGTCGGAGCAAAAATGGACAGTATGGAATTAGAGCGCGAGAGAGGAATTACCATCCAATCCGCAGCTACCTACTGCCAGTGGAAAGATTATACTATCAACATCATTGATACTCCGGGCCACGTGGACTTTACCGTTGAGGTAGAGCGTTCCTTACGGGTTCTGGATTCCGCTATCTTAGTTCTTTGCGGAGTTTCTGGAGTTCAATCTCAGTCCATCACTGTGGACAGACAGATGCGCCGTTATAATGTTCCTCGTGTAGCTTTTATTAATAAGTTAGACCGTACTGGAGCAAACCCTTTCCGTGTGATCGACCAATTACGCGAGAAGTTAAAACATAATGCTGTTCCAGTTCAAATTCCAATCGGTCTCGAAGGAGACTTAGTAGGGATCGTAGACTTAGTTACGATGAAAGCCGTTTATTTCGAAGGAAAAGACGGAATGGAAATCACTGAAAAAGAGATTCCTGCTGAATTACAAGAACTTGCTAAGAAGAAGAGAGAAGAACTCTTAGACGCAGCTTCTATGTTCTCAGACGAATTGACTGAAGCTATGCTGGAAGGGGAACCTACTGTAGAGCAAATCAAAACTGGGATCCGCAATGGAGCGATCGCTTTGAAACTGACCCCAGTTTTCATGGGTTCCGCTTTCAAGAACAAAGGAGTTCAAAAACTTCTGGATGGAGTTTTGGATTACCTTGCTTCTCCTGTGGACGTAGTTAACTCCGCTTTGGACGTTAAAAACGAATCCGAAAAAGTTGTATTACCTTCTGATAAAGACAAACCACTCGTTTGCCTCGCGTTCAAACTTGAGGACGGACGTTATGGTCAGTTGACCTATGTCCGTGTCTACCAAGGAAAGATCCAAAAAGGTATGACCATCTACAACATGTCGAACAACAAGAAACATAACGTTGGTCGTCTATGTCGTATGCACTCAGACGAGATGGAAGATATCGACTACGCAGAAGCTGGTGATATCATCGCATTATTCGGTATCGATTGTGCTTCCGGGGATACTTTTACTGACGGAAAAATGAACGTTTCCATGGAATCCATGTTCGTTCCTGCTCCGGTAATCTCTCTTACAATCGAAGCTAAAGAATCTAAACACTTGAACAACCTTGCAAAAGCTCTTAACCGCTTTACCAAGGAAGATCCTACGTTCCAAACTCACGTAGACCAAGAATCCGGACAAACCATCATCAAAGGAATGGGAGAACTTCACCTCGAAGTTTATATCGAAAGGATGAGAAGGGAATACGGAGTAGAGCTGATCACTGGCGCTCCTCAGGTTGCGTATCGTGAAACTATCACTGCTCGCGCAGACTTCGACTATACGCACAAAAAACAAACGGGTGGTCAAGGTCAGTTCGGTCGTGTTGCTGGATTCATCGAGCCAATCCCATTGGAAGAAGATAAGAATTACGAATTCGTAAACAGCGTAGTGGGAGGAGCAATCCCTCGCGAATTTATCTCTTCTGTAGATAAAGGATTCAAGAGCTGTTTGGATCGTGGAAGTATGATCGGATTCCCTATCATCGGGGTAAAACTGACCATCAACGACGGTTCTTACCACGACGTGGACTCTTCCGATATGGCATTCCAGATCGCAGGACGTTATGCATTCCGCCAAGGTTTCAGCAAAGCAAATCCTCAGATCCTTGAGCCTATCATGAGAGTAGAAGTTGACGGTCCTGCGGAATTCCAAGGTCCAATCCTTGCTTCCCTGAACCAAAGACGAGGAATGATCCTAAACACCACTGAGCAAGATGGATATTGCAAAGTGGAAGCTGAAGTTCCTCTTTCTGACATGTTCGGATATTCTACTGTGATCCGTTCTTCTACCCAAGGAAAAGCGGAGTTCTCCATGGAATTCTCTCGTTACGCTCCTGTTCCAAGAAACGTAGCAGAAGAATTGATGAAAAAGTACAAACCGAACTCCAAAGACGAAGATTGA
- a CDS encoding TlpA family protein disulfide reductase — protein MNKNVKAGFQYGGALALLLSATFFLAWFRALDTEPVVSLDGKEFRTPIGEKANIKGKTTVVYFWATWCGVCNTNLPLVKWYASTLKDENHFAFISVEEGENSSALKDYLEKQAVDFPVIVGNPMLLRDWGIRGYPSFYILDGEGKVRFAESGIMSPLGMFLRLIWARILWS, from the coding sequence ATGAACAAAAATGTAAAAGCGGGATTTCAATATGGAGGAGCATTGGCTCTTCTTCTTTCCGCGACTTTTTTTCTAGCCTGGTTTAGAGCCTTGGATACAGAACCTGTAGTGAGTCTGGATGGAAAAGAATTCAGGACTCCTATCGGAGAAAAAGCGAATATAAAAGGTAAGACCACAGTAGTATATTTTTGGGCAACCTGGTGTGGAGTTTGTAATACAAATCTTCCTCTAGTTAAGTGGTATGCATCCACACTCAAAGACGAAAATCATTTTGCATTCATAAGTGTAGAAGAAGGAGAAAATTCCTCCGCTCTCAAAGACTATCTCGAAAAACAAGCTGTCGATTTTCCTGTGATTGTAGGAAATCCAATGTTACTTAGAGATTGGGGGATCAGGGGTTATCCTAGTTTTTATATTTTGGACGGAGAAGGAAAGGTAAGATTCGCAGAGTCCGGAATTATGAGTCCTTTGGGCATGTTCCTAAGGCTAATCTGGGCAAGAATTTTATGGTCCTGA